A genomic window from Winogradskyella sp. J14-2 includes:
- a CDS encoding SulP family inorganic anion transporter, which yields MILGQTTRKNFTQNPKDDILSGLTVALALVPEAVAFAFVAGVDPLVGLYGAFMMGIVTALFGGRPGMISGATGAMAVVMVHLIQKGNEVGINLDTPIENLGLQWLFITLLFVGGIQILAGIFKLGKFVRLIPHPVMMGFVNGLAIVIFLSQLKLFPNAVPQDISFFGNPSEWFSALLSNAAFWKMMGFIGLTMGIMYGLPKLTKKIPAALVAIVVVACITIFGGIEMSTVGSFIAEGGGKGLKGGLPTFQEQIFGLFGTLAGHWDIIISTAFILAAVGLIESLMTLNLVDEITETRGNGNRECIAQGSANMLNGLFGGMGGCAMIGQSIINVDSGGRGRLSGAFAAVALLGFILFAAPLIEQIPIAALVGVMFMVVIGTFAWSSFRIIRKIPISDAIVLITVSAITVWKDLAVAVIVGVIISALVFAWKNATMIRARKRLQPDGTKTYEIWGPLFFGSIQSFNSKFDVKNDPEKVEIDFVESRVSDHSAMEAIFNLVNKYEAAGKSLKLKHLSEDCKTLMYKASPKFKEVIVEDINDPRYYLAANPEEFTKPLSEYDL from the coding sequence ATGATTTTAGGTCAAACCACAAGAAAGAATTTTACACAAAACCCTAAAGACGATATTTTATCTGGTCTTACAGTTGCATTGGCATTAGTCCCTGAAGCTGTAGCATTTGCTTTTGTTGCTGGTGTAGATCCACTAGTTGGATTATATGGTGCTTTTATGATGGGTATCGTTACTGCTTTATTTGGTGGACGACCAGGAATGATTTCTGGTGCTACAGGTGCAATGGCAGTGGTTATGGTGCATCTTATTCAAAAAGGAAATGAAGTTGGTATTAATTTAGATACACCTATTGAAAACCTCGGGCTTCAATGGCTATTTATTACCTTATTATTTGTTGGTGGTATTCAAATTTTAGCAGGTATTTTTAAGCTTGGAAAATTTGTAAGACTTATTCCTCATCCTGTAATGATGGGCTTTGTAAACGGTTTAGCCATCGTTATCTTCTTATCACAATTAAAATTATTTCCTAATGCTGTTCCACAGGATATTTCATTTTTTGGTAATCCTTCTGAATGGTTTTCAGCATTATTATCAAATGCAGCTTTTTGGAAAATGATGGGCTTTATTGGTCTGACTATGGGAATTATGTATGGACTACCTAAACTTACCAAAAAAATTCCTGCTGCTTTAGTAGCTATAGTCGTTGTCGCTTGTATTACAATTTTTGGTGGAATTGAAATGAGTACCGTTGGTTCTTTTATTGCAGAAGGTGGTGGTAAAGGCTTAAAAGGTGGGTTACCAACATTTCAAGAACAGATTTTTGGATTATTCGGAACACTTGCAGGACATTGGGATATCATTATTTCGACAGCATTCATTCTAGCTGCAGTAGGTTTAATTGAATCATTAATGACCTTAAACCTTGTAGATGAAATCACAGAAACCAGAGGAAATGGTAATCGCGAATGTATTGCTCAGGGAAGTGCCAATATGCTAAATGGTTTATTTGGTGGAATGGGTGGCTGTGCTATGATTGGTCAATCGATCATCAACGTAGATTCTGGCGGTCGTGGTCGTTTATCTGGCGCTTTTGCAGCTGTCGCTTTGTTAGGATTTATTCTATTTGCCGCACCATTAATTGAGCAAATTCCTATTGCTGCATTAGTAGGTGTAATGTTTATGGTAGTTATCGGAACATTCGCCTGGTCTAGCTTTAGAATCATTCGTAAGATTCCTATTTCTGATGCTATTGTACTTATTACTGTTTCTGCTATTACAGTTTGGAAAGATTTGGCCGTTGCCGTAATTGTTGGTGTTATCATTTCGGCATTGGTATTTGCTTGGAAAAACGCCACAATGATTAGAGCAAGAAAACGTCTTCAACCAGATGGGACTAAAACTTACGAAATTTGGGGACCATTGTTCTTTGGATCTATTCAAAGTTTTAATTCAAAATTCGACGTAAAAAATGACCCTGAAAAAGTTGAAATAGATTTTGTAGAGTCGCGTGTTAGCGATCATTCTGCCATGGAAGCTATTTTTAATTTGGTAAACAAATATGAAGCTGCAGGTAAGAGTTTAAAACTAAAACACCTTAGCGAAGACTGCAAAACTTTAATGTATAAAGCAAGCCCTAAGTTTAAAGAGGTTATTGTAGAAGACATCAATGATCCTCGCTATTATTTAGCAGCTAATCCTGAAGAATTTACAAAACCACTTTCGGAATACGATTTATAA
- a CDS encoding DUF4136 domain-containing protein yields the protein MKRLLKFTPVLVMVILLSSCSSVRVAADYDREANFDQYKTFAFFKPGIDKAEISDIDKRRILRAIEAELLAKGMTKSENPDMLVSIFTKSNQRVDVYNNAWGFGGWGWGGFGGWGWGWGPGFGWGPGWGGSSVSTQTEGMLFIDFIDTDKKELFWQGSGTGYLVTRNVEKKEERIREFVAKTLEQFPPSK from the coding sequence ATGAAGAGACTACTCAAATTTACACCAGTTTTAGTTATGGTTATTCTTCTATCGTCATGTAGCTCTGTGAGAGTAGCTGCAGATTACGACAGAGAAGCCAATTTTGACCAATACAAAACCTTTGCGTTTTTCAAGCCTGGAATTGACAAAGCAGAAATAAGTGATATCGATAAAAGAAGAATCCTTAGAGCTATTGAAGCTGAACTTTTAGCAAAAGGAATGACTAAGTCCGAAAATCCAGATATGCTAGTGAGTATCTTCACAAAATCAAACCAACGTGTGGACGTATACAACAATGCCTGGGGCTTTGGCGGCTGGGGCTGGGGAGGCTTCGGTGGCTGGGGTTGGGGCTGGGGACCTGGATTTGGTTGGGGACCTGGCTGGGGCGGAAGTAGTGTCTCAACACAGACTGAAGGCATGCTCTTTATTGACTTTATAGATACTGACAAAAAAGAATTATTCTGGCAAGGTTCTGGAACTGGATATCTAGTGACACGAAATGTCGAAAAGAAGGAAGAACGTATCAGAGAGTTTGTAGCCAAAACTTTAGAGCAGTTTCCTCCATCAAAATAG
- a CDS encoding urocanate hydratase, translated as MQVTELSFKDQILEGIPDILPQPKPYDHNINHAPKRKAILSPQEEKLALRNALRYFNKKHHSTLLPEFKQELDKYGRIYMYRFRPDYKMYARPIDEYPAKSKQAAAIMLMIQNNLDYAVAQHPHELITYGGNGAVFSNWAQYRLTMKYLAEMNDEQTLVMYSGHPMGLFPSHKEAPRVVVTNGMMIPNYSKPDDWEKFNALGVTQYGQMTAGSYMYIGPQGIVHGTTITVLNGFRKINKSPKGHIFVTSGLGGMSGAQPKAGNIAGCITVCAEVNPKITQIRLDQGWIDEKITDLDELVARVQKAQINKETISIAYLGNIVEVWEKFDESNIHIDLGSDQTSLHNPWAGGYYPVGLSFEDSNEMMAKNPELFKIKVQESLRRHADAINKHTEKGTYFFDYGNAFLLEASRAGADVMSKKLSISREFKYPSYVQDIMGPMCFDYGFGPFRWVCASGKPEDLAKTDAIACEVLEEIMKNSPEDIQQQMADNIQWIKGAQENKLVVGSQARILYADAEGRMKIAEAFNKAIENGDIGYVILGRDHHDVSGTDSPYRETSNIYDGSRFTSDMAIHNVIGDSFRGATWVSIHNGGGVGWGEVINGGFGMVLDGTKEASTRLKQMLFWDVNNGISRRSWARNEGAIFAIKRAMETEPNLKVTLPNTVDDDLLKNI; from the coding sequence ATGCAAGTAACAGAACTATCATTTAAAGATCAGATTTTAGAAGGCATACCAGATATTTTACCTCAACCAAAACCATACGATCACAACATAAATCATGCACCTAAACGAAAAGCTATCTTATCTCCCCAAGAAGAAAAATTAGCACTTAGAAATGCATTGCGTTATTTCAACAAAAAACACCACAGCACTTTACTCCCAGAGTTTAAGCAAGAACTAGACAAATACGGTCGCATTTATATGTACCGTTTTCGTCCAGACTACAAAATGTACGCACGACCAATTGATGAATATCCAGCAAAATCGAAACAAGCGGCAGCTATAATGCTAATGATTCAAAACAATTTAGATTATGCTGTTGCTCAACACCCACATGAATTAATTACTTATGGTGGCAATGGTGCTGTGTTTTCTAACTGGGCACAGTACAGGCTTACAATGAAATATTTGGCTGAAATGAATGACGAGCAAACACTTGTGATGTATTCTGGTCATCCTATGGGATTGTTCCCTTCACATAAAGAAGCGCCCAGAGTTGTGGTTACTAACGGTATGATGATTCCTAACTATTCTAAACCAGATGACTGGGAAAAATTCAATGCATTAGGTGTTACACAATATGGACAAATGACAGCCGGAAGCTACATGTACATTGGCCCACAAGGTATTGTTCATGGCACTACAATTACAGTTTTAAACGGCTTTAGAAAAATAAATAAATCACCTAAAGGACACATTTTTGTTACCTCTGGTTTGGGCGGAATGTCTGGAGCACAACCAAAAGCAGGTAACATTGCTGGTTGTATTACGGTTTGCGCAGAAGTAAATCCTAAAATCACTCAAATTAGATTAGACCAAGGCTGGATTGATGAAAAAATCACTGATTTAGATGAATTAGTTGCTCGAGTTCAAAAAGCGCAAATAAATAAAGAAACAATATCAATAGCATACTTAGGTAATATTGTTGAAGTCTGGGAAAAGTTTGACGAATCAAATATTCATATCGATTTAGGAAGTGACCAAACCTCACTACACAATCCTTGGGCAGGTGGCTATTATCCGGTTGGCTTATCTTTTGAAGATTCAAATGAGATGATGGCAAAAAATCCCGAGCTTTTTAAAATCAAAGTACAAGAAAGCTTACGTCGCCATGCAGATGCAATTAACAAGCATACCGAAAAAGGGACTTATTTCTTTGACTACGGAAATGCCTTCTTGCTAGAAGCCTCACGCGCTGGTGCTGATGTAATGTCCAAAAAACTTTCAATTAGCCGAGAGTTTAAATATCCAAGCTACGTTCAAGATATTATGGGACCAATGTGTTTTGACTATGGTTTTGGTCCCTTTCGTTGGGTTTGCGCTTCGGGCAAACCAGAAGATCTTGCTAAAACAGATGCAATTGCTTGCGAAGTTTTAGAGGAAATCATGAAAAATTCACCTGAAGACATCCAACAACAAATGGCTGATAACATTCAGTGGATTAAAGGTGCGCAAGAAAATAAATTAGTCGTTGGCTCACAAGCCAGAATATTATATGCAGACGCAGAAGGTCGAATGAAAATTGCCGAAGCCTTCAATAAAGCCATAGAAAATGGTGATATTGGCTACGTAATTCTAGGGCGTGATCATCACGATGTCTCTGGGACAGATTCCCCATACAGGGAAACAAGTAATATTTATGATGGCTCTCGTTTCACTTCAGATATGGCCATTCACAATGTTATAGGAGATAGTTTTAGAGGAGCCACTTGGGTAAGCATCCACAATGGTGGTGGTGTTGGCTGGGGAGAAGTGATTAATGGTGGATTCGGCATGGTTCTTGATGGTACCAAAGAAGCATCAACGCGTCTCAAACAAATGCTATTTTGGGATGTAAATAATGGTATTTCCAGAAGAAGTTGGGCAAGAAATGAGGGAGCTATTTTCGCTATAAAACGCGCTATGGAAACCGAACCAAATTTAAAAGTTACATTGCCAAACACTGTTGATGATGATCTTTTAAAAAACATTTAA
- a CDS encoding DUF5522 domain-containing protein, with protein sequence MKKYVPIEEGDYYLTPEGYRCFTEQYHLKRGYCCESGCRHCPYGFNKKIKKK encoded by the coding sequence ATGAAAAAATATGTCCCAATAGAAGAAGGAGATTACTACCTAACACCAGAAGGGTATCGCTGTTTTACGGAGCAATACCACCTAAAGCGTGGTTACTGTTGCGAAAGCGGCTGTAGACATTGCCCTTATGGTTTTAATAAAAAAATAAAAAAGAAATAA
- a CDS encoding CUB domain-containing protein, translating into MKKFLLLSILFFAILNISFSQDDPCSAIELPLSPVGSCNYIIGDNTGATDSDLVNPNIDAPSGCEPVSANYNGADVWFYIDLGPSTTSIEIDLTHIATSNFDDGVIALYTGTCGGNLSIVECDDDSGVGFLEPYFSVNALTPNTRVYVRVWEWGGFDQGTFNICASEFVPPPPLTCGDTFYDTGGVSGNYSNNEFETTTIFPTTPGDAVTATFTSFNTESNFDELYVYDGPNAASPLLGVFSGSTIPGPFTSSDPTGALTFVFDSDNSITYSGWEASLSCAPYTPPTICGSTIYDSGGAGGNYENNELITTTLIPDIAGTAIVATFTAFNLENGYDYLEVFDGPNNTFPSLGNFTGTGIPGPFTSSHPSGSLTFVFDSDSSITSSGYAIDITCVNTCNLLITDTNYPIGSTNCDLDYIELTTNALPPPPIATVFSESFDGTSFPAGWTEVNGATSADWIISNSTNAGGTASEAMLDWTGGSHNSTWRLNSPLIDITGYTNLQLNFSQDFDIAGTSTLIGIYVQTSTDNINWTTQYSNLNPTTDVTTTENIDISALDGNNNLYIRFRLSGNTTYLLSWAIDDISVTADAAPLPPQITWSPDSNLYTDSTLTTPYVAGNYAGTVYAAPNGTQTYTATDQNSCSDMVTVTFNKKIWNGTAGNIDWSTDANWFPIGVPTNSNCIVIPNTGGNDPIIDGATNGGGYNLTIENGAALTQQPNSTLTIVNSIEVETGGTYAMEDSSSLIQVDDVANTVNGTFTMNRNTNIRVNDYVYWSSPVTSFNIQDISPATPNGYKFEWLPTASQGIGPPGNMVFGEWQGYDSGAMNVGKGYIVKGPTGHTATPSNYTATFSGNPNNGTIVQPIERGTYTGINYTYQPIPGGDNLLVTSDDDNWNLIGNPYPSAINAIDFLTHTNNGNISGSVYLWTHGTDIGAGNTDPFYDDYVYNYNVADYVAYNSSGASTPLGFNGNIGAGQGFFVLMTDAASTTETVTFDNTMRSSTYANNQFYRTSNPSNMDGSAANRIWLDYVNASGQTSTTLVAYIDGATYGEDRMFDAHTTAGNGLNLYSLIDDKTFLIQGREMPFDNNDQVPIGLNITESGIHTIAINTLQGLFNDNNQDIFIEDLLNDTIHNIKESPYSFTSQSGIINDRFVLRFTNTTLGLEDLDTLSGVVIFEDNEKITVKSNYGTITSIDVYDVLGRTLYSNKTVNVNRLSLKSISPNNATLILKIKLTDGKQKIAKVIF; encoded by the coding sequence ATGAAGAAATTTTTACTCTTATCAATACTCTTTTTTGCTATTCTCAACATTAGCTTTTCGCAAGACGATCCTTGCAGTGCAATTGAACTACCTTTAAGCCCTGTCGGTTCTTGTAACTACATCATTGGCGACAATACAGGTGCAACGGATTCAGATTTAGTCAATCCTAATATTGACGCTCCTTCTGGTTGCGAACCAGTTAGCGCCAACTACAATGGTGCCGACGTTTGGTTTTACATTGATTTGGGTCCCTCTACAACGAGCATTGAAATAGACCTTACCCATATAGCTACTTCTAACTTTGATGATGGAGTTATCGCATTATATACTGGCACTTGTGGTGGAAACCTATCTATTGTAGAATGTGATGATGATTCAGGTGTTGGATTTCTTGAGCCCTATTTTAGTGTAAACGCTCTTACACCAAATACAAGAGTTTATGTTAGAGTTTGGGAATGGGGAGGTTTCGACCAAGGCACATTTAACATTTGTGCGTCTGAATTCGTACCACCACCGCCACTTACGTGCGGTGATACATTTTATGACACTGGTGGTGTAAGTGGAAACTATTCTAATAATGAATTTGAAACTACAACCATTTTTCCGACTACACCAGGCGATGCTGTAACTGCAACTTTTACTTCTTTTAATACAGAATCTAATTTTGATGAACTATACGTTTATGACGGCCCAAATGCTGCATCTCCCTTATTAGGTGTCTTTTCTGGTAGTACAATCCCAGGGCCTTTTACTTCATCGGATCCAACAGGTGCACTGACCTTTGTTTTTGATAGTGATAACTCAATAACTTATTCTGGATGGGAAGCTAGTTTATCTTGCGCACCTTATACACCACCTACAATTTGTGGATCTACGATTTACGACAGTGGTGGTGCAGGTGGTAATTATGAAAATAATGAACTAATTACAACAACACTTATACCAGATATTGCCGGAACTGCTATTGTAGCAACTTTTACAGCTTTTAATCTTGAAAATGGATATGATTATCTAGAAGTTTTTGATGGACCAAATAACACCTTTCCTAGCCTTGGTAACTTTACTGGCACAGGAATACCTGGCCCATTTACATCTTCGCACCCTAGTGGATCCTTAACTTTTGTATTTGATAGCGACTCTTCAATTACTTCTAGCGGATACGCTATTGATATAACTTGTGTAAACACTTGTAATCTTTTAATTACAGATACAAACTATCCCATTGGCTCAACCAATTGTGATTTAGATTATATAGAACTTACAACTAATGCTTTACCTCCTCCACCAATAGCGACAGTTTTTTCAGAAAGTTTTGATGGAACATCTTTCCCTGCCGGATGGACTGAGGTAAACGGTGCCACAAGTGCAGATTGGATTATTTCTAATTCTACCAATGCTGGTGGAACAGCTAGTGAAGCCATGTTAGATTGGACTGGCGGAAGCCATAATAGTACTTGGAGATTAAACTCCCCATTAATAGACATAACAGGCTATACAAATCTACAGCTAAACTTTAGCCAAGACTTTGATATCGCTGGAACTAGCACATTGATTGGCATCTATGTTCAAACTTCTACAGATAATATCAACTGGACCACTCAATATTCAAATTTAAACCCTACGACTGATGTTACTACTACTGAAAACATTGATATTTCAGCGCTAGACGGTAATAATAACCTTTATATTAGATTTAGGTTATCTGGTAATACCACATATTTATTAAGCTGGGCTATAGACGATATTTCAGTTACTGCAGACGCTGCACCTTTACCGCCTCAAATAACCTGGTCACCCGACAGCAATCTATATACAGATAGCACCCTAACAACTCCTTATGTTGCCGGGAATTATGCAGGAACTGTTTATGCCGCACCCAACGGAACACAAACATATACCGCAACCGACCAAAATAGTTGCTCAGATATGGTAACTGTAACATTTAATAAAAAAATATGGAATGGTACTGCGGGAAATATAGATTGGAGCACTGATGCTAATTGGTTTCCTATTGGAGTACCCACAAACAGCAACTGTATAGTAATACCAAACACAGGAGGTAACGACCCTATAATTGATGGTGCCACTAATGGTGGCGGCTATAATCTAACTATTGAAAATGGCGCAGCGCTTACACAACAACCTAATTCTACATTAACAATTGTAAACTCAATAGAGGTAGAAACTGGTGGCACATATGCTATGGAAGATAGCTCTAGTCTCATTCAAGTTGATGATGTAGCTAACACTGTCAATGGTACTTTTACTATGAACAGAAACACAAACATTAGAGTTAATGACTATGTGTATTGGTCTTCTCCCGTTACCAGTTTTAACATCCAAGATATATCACCTGCAACACCGAATGGATACAAATTTGAGTGGCTTCCTACTGCATCTCAAGGAATTGGACCACCTGGCAATATGGTTTTTGGAGAATGGCAAGGGTACGACTCTGGCGCAATGAATGTTGGTAAGGGCTACATAGTAAAAGGCCCTACAGGACACACGGCAACTCCTTCAAACTATACGGCTACCTTCTCTGGAAATCCAAATAATGGCACTATAGTACAACCTATAGAGCGAGGAACTTACACTGGTATTAATTACACTTATCAACCTATTCCTGGTGGTGATAATTTATTAGTAACTAGCGATGATGACAATTGGAATCTCATTGGTAACCCATATCCCTCAGCCATCAATGCTATAGACTTTTTAACTCACACCAATAATGGTAACATCTCAGGAAGTGTTTATTTATGGACACACGGAACAGATATTGGTGCAGGAAACACTGACCCATTTTATGATGATTATGTCTATAACTATAACGTAGCCGATTATGTCGCCTACAACTCAAGTGGCGCATCCACACCACTAGGTTTTAACGGAAACATTGGTGCTGGCCAGGGATTCTTTGTATTAATGACAGATGCGGCATCAACAACCGAAACAGTAACCTTCGATAATACTATGAGAAGTAGCACTTATGCTAATAATCAGTTTTATAGAACCAGTAATCCGTCTAACATGGATGGTTCGGCTGCCAACAGAATATGGTTAGATTATGTGAATGCTTCTGGTCAAACTAGTACAACTTTGGTGGCTTATATTGATGGCGCTACTTATGGCGAAGACCGAATGTTTGATGCACATACAACTGCAGGAAACGGATTAAACCTTTATTCTTTAATTGATGACAAAACATTCCTCATACAAGGACGCGAAATGCCATTTGATAACAACGACCAAGTACCTATAGGCCTTAACATCACAGAATCTGGTATTCACACAATAGCAATTAATACATTACAAGGATTATTTAATGATAATAATCAAGATATTTTTATTGAAGATTTACTAAATGATACAATTCATAATATTAAGGAATCCCCTTATTCGTTTACAAGCCAATCAGGAATTATAAATGATCGATTTGTTTTAAGATTTACCAATACAACGCTTGGGCTAGAAGACCTCGATACCTTAAGTGGTGTAGTGATTTTTGAAGATAACGAAAAAATAACCGTAAAATCAAATTATGGAACCATTACCTCAATTGATGTATATGATGTGCTCGGAAGAACATTATACTCTAATAAAACGGTTAACGTTAATAGGCTCTCTCTTAAATCAATTTCACCCAACAATGCCACCTTAATCCTAAAAATTAAACTAACAGATGGCAAACAAAAAATAGCTAAGGTTATTTTTTAA
- a CDS encoding 1-aminocyclopropane-1-carboxylate deaminase/D-cysteine desulfhydrase: protein MINLDICNICINNQLSVKPEYLIHRFISGNKYRKLKYNLQKAKALHKDLLLTFGGAYSNHIAATAYAGKLYGFKTIGVIRGEELVNRLDSNPTLKFAEDCGMQFKFIDRETYRNKSENDFVENLKTEFGDFYLIPEGGTNQLAVKGCEEILNKDDFDFDFICCCVGTGGTISGLINSAKPQQKILGFPALKGDFIREDIRKFAKKDNWDLITHYHFGGYGKIKPELIAFINDFKHKYQIPLDPIYTGKMMFGVFDLMEKQFFPEDAKILAIHTGGLQGIEGMNIKLKQKGWPQID, encoded by the coding sequence TTGATAAATCTAGATATTTGTAATATTTGTATTAATAATCAGTTGTCTGTAAAACCAGAATATCTTATTCATCGTTTTATATCAGGAAATAAGTACAGAAAACTCAAATACAATCTTCAAAAAGCTAAAGCACTACATAAAGACCTGCTGCTTACTTTTGGTGGTGCATATTCTAACCATATTGCTGCAACTGCTTATGCAGGCAAATTATATGGATTTAAAACTATAGGTGTTATAAGAGGTGAGGAGTTGGTGAATAGATTGGATTCTAATCCTACTTTAAAATTTGCAGAAGATTGTGGAATGCAATTTAAATTCATTGATAGAGAAACATACAGGAACAAGTCAGAAAACGACTTTGTTGAAAATCTTAAAACAGAGTTTGGTGATTTTTATTTAATTCCTGAAGGCGGCACTAATCAACTAGCAGTGAAAGGTTGTGAAGAAATTTTGAATAAAGATGATTTTGATTTTGATTTTATTTGTTGTTGTGTGGGAACAGGTGGCACGATTTCTGGATTAATTAATTCTGCAAAACCACAACAGAAAATATTAGGTTTTCCGGCATTGAAAGGTGATTTTATCCGAGAGGATATTCGTAAATTTGCAAAAAAGGATAATTGGGATTTAATAACGCATTACCATTTTGGTGGTTATGGGAAAATAAAGCCTGAATTAATCGCGTTTATTAATGACTTTAAGCATAAATATCAGATCCCTCTAGATCCTATTTATACTGGTAAAATGATGTTTGGTGTTTTTGATTTGATGGAAAAACAGTTTTTCCCAGAAGACGCAAAAATACTAGCCATACACACAGGTGGTTTGCAAGGAATAGAAGGGATGAATATAAAATTGAAACAAAAAGGATGGCCTCAAATAGATTAA
- a CDS encoding glucosaminidase domain-containing protein: MASNRLKIDFKYIILVFAIIAFSCGPKKGIVTKKKQQKEKTETVEVAKTEKTDEIKTPEIEAEVKPPTSTAVYIATYADIAKEEMRKYKIPASITLAQGILESASGKGRLAVKANNHFGIKCHGWTGAKIYHDDDRSQECFRKYGEAKSSYEDHSKFLTGRGRYADLFKLKQDDYKGWARGLKKAGYATDRKYPDKLISLIERYKLYEYDQEVLGAKAGNFKIVRVNSGTTIHIVAKGDTLYSLSKRYNTTVDAIKSMNSLSSNTLAIGQELKIPN; encoded by the coding sequence ATGGCCTCAAATAGATTAAAAATTGATTTTAAATATATAATCTTAGTTTTTGCTATAATTGCGTTTTCATGTGGACCAAAAAAGGGTATTGTGACTAAGAAAAAACAACAGAAAGAAAAGACTGAAACAGTAGAGGTGGCAAAAACTGAAAAAACTGATGAAATTAAAACCCCAGAGATAGAAGCAGAGGTTAAGCCACCAACATCTACTGCTGTGTATATAGCAACATACGCTGATATTGCCAAAGAAGAAATGCGTAAATACAAGATTCCTGCGAGTATTACATTAGCACAAGGAATCCTTGAATCTGCATCAGGTAAAGGAAGACTTGCCGTAAAGGCAAATAATCATTTTGGTATAAAATGCCATGGTTGGACAGGAGCCAAAATTTATCATGATGATGACCGTTCTCAGGAATGTTTTAGAAAATACGGAGAAGCAAAATCTTCTTACGAAGACCATTCAAAATTTTTGACCGGTCGAGGTCGTTATGCTGATTTGTTCAAATTAAAACAAGATGATTATAAAGGTTGGGCCAGAGGTTTAAAAAAAGCGGGTTATGCTACGGATAGAAAATATCCAGATAAACTTATTAGTCTCATTGAGCGCTATAAGCTCTATGAGTACGACCAAGAGGTTTTAGGCGCAAAAGCAGGCAATTTTAAAATCGTTAGAGTCAATAGCGGCACAACAATACATATTGTAGCAAAGGGTGATACTTTGTATTCCTTGTCTAAGCGGTATAACACTACTGTAGATGCTATAAAAAGTATGAATAGCTTAAGTTCTAATACATTGGCTATTGGTCAAGAATTAAAGATTCCAAATTAA